The genomic segment TCCTCCGGCAAACACTCGCTGAGGAAGGCGTCCGTGAGGATGACCTCCGATCGTTCATCGAATTTCTCCACGAGGCGAAGTTCTTCCTCGAAGAGCAGGCCGTTGACGCGCTCGATGGCGAAGACTCCAACTGGGAACGGACAGACATGGCGGAGCTGCCCGACGAGATTCAGCATCCGTTGCGGAGTCCCACGACACCGCAACCAGACCGCTTCTCGAAGTGGGTCGCCGACAACGGCTACACGAACATCCTACGGGATGCAAGCCACATCGGCACCGCAGTCACGACAGCGCTCCGCGAAGCCTCGAATCGACATTCAGGGTTCGAGTGTGCGAAAACGTTCTCCGACACCGTCGGACAGGTATTCGGGCGGTGGGTCGAATGCGGTCACGAGCAGTATTTCCGATCGATCGAGCTTCAGCAACGCGCCAACCGCGATCCATCGGCGGATCTCGCGTGGAACAAAGAGTACACCGCACAGTTTCAGATGCACAATTGCCTGCCAGCCACCGAAATTGCCGGCCGGCTGGGCGAATTCGGCGGCGGCCTCCTGATGTCAGCAACGCTGGAGCCGCTTGATGTTTACCAGCGTTCGGTGGGACTCGGCCAACTCGAAGCGGAAGGACGGCCGATCCAGGAGCTGACCTACGGGCTGCCGTTCCCGAACGAAAATCGTGCTTCGTTTGCCGTCGATCTCGAAAAATTCACCTACAAGAACCGTGGCGGGACAGACGGTCGGTGGCGCGATCCCAGCCAGGACGCACTCCGCGAGCACTACGCTGAGGTCATCCAGAGCGTAGCGAAGACGACGCCGGGAAATGTCCTCGTGGCGATGCCGTCATATGCAGAGGGTGAGTGGATTGCGAGCGTCCTCCGACAGACGGGGGGTATCCGGAAAGAAATTCTCGTCGACGAGAGTTCGGCCAATGAGGTGACTGACGAGCTGAAAGACGAGTTCTTCGCTGGCGGCGACAAACTGCTGGTCACTTCACTTCGGGGGACGCTCACCGAGGGTGTCGACTACGACGGTGATCGACTCGCGGCGTGTGTCGTCTGTGGTGTGCCGATCACGAACATCAACGGGCCAGTACCGAAGGCAATCAAGACCGCCTACGAACGCGAATTCGGCCAGAACAACGGGTTTGACTACGCCTTCACCGTCCCAGCGGTCCGGAAAGCACGGCAGGCGCTCGGTCGAGTGATTCGCGGTCACGACGAGGTTGGTGTACGTGTGGCTGCCGACCGCCGGTACGCATCGCGCCATCAGTGGGACGACGTTCGCGAGTATCTGCCCCAGTACGAACGGGAGGATTACACGCCGGTGGAGCGCACCGATCTCGGTGGGCAGTTGGAAGCGTTCTGGAATGAGAGTTAGCCGAAATATTCGTACTTTCCACCGTTACAGAATGGCTACCTGTTGAAATCGGTGTGCAAGACTTAGAGGCTATGTTCATCACGGTACTCAACCCGAACCGTTCAGCTTATTGGATATCCATTATGTTGCCAGTTCGTTCATTCCGAGATTGCCAAAGTTAGTGGATTGGCTCCTCTCTATCCAATGAGGATGGCTTCACATCTGAAGCATCGAACTCGTCGTACCGCTCTGCGAGGTCTTTGATACTCCGAAAGAGATGCGATGGGGCGTTTGGTGCGACAACGATCTCGTTAATTAGCTCCCCCCGATCTATATCAACATAGTCGCCTGGAGGGTATTTATATTCAAAATCTCCCGCTCTTGCCGAATCTAGTGAAACACGTTGAGGGCGAAGCAGTCAACGAGGCCGTGTAGCGGTGCTCCGACGAGGTTCAACGTCCGTACNCGCTCTTGCCGAATCTAGTGAAACACGTTGAGGGCGAAGCAGTCAACGAGGCCGTGTAGCGGTGCTCCGACGAGGTTCAACGTCCGTACGAACCCGTAGGTTCGGACGGACTGTTCCAATCCTGGTTTGGAGAGACCACGGAACTTCTCCAGCCACGGCTGGATCAACGACCAGAGGCATTCGACTTGATTTGTGTGGACGCCTTCGTCTGAGACGTACTTATCGTCGTGAACAACGGTTCGATGCTCGTGGTTCATCTGCTGATACGCGGGAAGTTCGTCGGTCCAGATCTCTCCCAGCGGCTGGGAGAGATCGCCTGCTTCCTCGATCACTGGCCCGAGATTCTCGTCGTATTTTGATCCTTCTTCGGCTGAGATCACCCGAAGCACGTCGCGGCTCGCCGCGACGAGCGTGAGTTTGTCGCCCGGTGCTCCCTCCCAGCGTGATCGGCCCGGTTCCCCAGAACCGCCGCGGGAGAGACCATCCCGCGGCGGCGATTGACCTTTGTAGCCCGAACACTTCGAGCCGGTTTCATCGATCTGTGTTGGTCCCTCAACGGTGTGCTGGATGCGCTCCCAGACGAGGGGAAAGCCGCGTTCGAACGCGGCTTCCCCATCACGGAGTTGCGCATGGATTGTGTCGTAGCAGGAATCGAATAGCTGGGCGATCTGGTTGATGCTGAGCAAGGTATCAGCGTAGAGAATGAAGATGAGAAGGAGTTCACCGGGTGTAAGACCGGTGTTTGCGAACGGCGTGTTTCGGGTGTATGTGAAGCTATAGCGGCAGTTACGACACCAGACTCGGGGACTGCTGTCCCGAGTCTGGAGAGCTGTTTCTCCACACTTGGGA from the Halococcus salifodinae DSM 8989 genome contains:
- a CDS encoding ATP-dependent DNA helicase; the protein is MSDAEAGTETTDSPANKEEAHAGLSKGSPNQTGYSSNGPATDWRTYFPYEQPRSAQVDGIENVIETASDRGYTLLEGACGTGKTLVALCGGIQLVRDPDSPYERLFCVTPVKQQLQAFEDDLRAINRALDDRENDSGNGSDNDSDIEPVSGLTLVGKADICSYTNTDRIDDRVIYGKCEDLREPVRRAARYADDGQRAVRELANDARLDSHNTNTNTTTQQPVATNDWTSPYARQFPETDQSDTSYCPFYAKYRAETFDEDDGGYTPEGMLTPDDLVAQASNAGLCPHAVMSDSLQNAEVLIGNYYHLFDPTTLAAMTGELIDDQTLVVCDEAHMLIPRVRDLLSDTLTRSTLSNAISEIENRVLEQDQPGVDRILRQTLAEEGVREDDLRSFIEFLHEAKFFLEEQAVDALDGEDSNWERTDMAELPDEIQHPLRSPTTPQPDRFSKWVADNGYTNILRDASHIGTAVTTALREASNRHSGFECAKTFSDTVGQVFGRWVECGHEQYFRSIELQQRANRDPSADLAWNKEYTAQFQMHNCLPATEIAGRLGEFGGGLLMSATLEPLDVYQRSVGLGQLEAEGRPIQELTYGLPFPNENRASFAVDLEKFTYKNRGGTDGRWRDPSQDALREHYAEVIQSVAKTTPGNVLVAMPSYAEGEWIASVLRQTGGIRKEILVDESSANEVTDELKDEFFAGGDKLLVTSLRGTLTEGVDYDGDRLAACVVCGVPITNINGPVPKAIKTAYEREFGQNNGFDYAFTVPAVRKARQALGRVIRGHDEVGVRVAADRRYASRHQWDDVREYLPQYEREDYTPVERTDLGGQLEAFWNES
- a CDS encoding IS1595 family transposase, with product MLVDVHQQTAFGGMLQEVVERQAIVFRPDPLDAIVERRCKRAWEQAPCPKCGETALQTRDSSPRVWCRNCRYSFTYTRNTPFANTGLTPGELLLIFILYADTLLSINQIAQLFDSCYDTIHAQLRDGEAAFERGFPLVWERIQHTVEGPTQIDETGSKCSGYKGQSPPRDGLSRGGSGEPGRSRWEGAPGDKLTLVAASRDVLRVISAEEGSKYDENLGPVIEEAGDLSQPLGEIWTDELPAYQQMNHEHRTVVHDDKYVSDEGVHTNQVECLWSLIQPWLEKFRGLSKPGLEQSVRTYGFVRTLNLVGAPLHGLVDCFALNVFH